From the Cohaesibacter sp. ES.047 genome, one window contains:
- a CDS encoding aminotransferase class I/II-fold pyridoxal phosphate-dependent enzyme gives MKKSPVDRDAILNMSRSMAKKSPAKAASKRSVRSKVDPAKTDFKTLELYQQIKVQRDMAELLQTRDPYFLVHEGRAGATTLVDGREMINFASYDYLGLNGLDEVHAAAKEAIDTFGTSVSGSRPTSGERPFHGMLEQQLSELYESEAALVFVSGHATNVSTIGDLLGASDLVLFDAFSHNSVTTGCKLSGATRRSFKHNDFDDLERIISETRDKHDRVMIVVEGLYSMDGDTPDLARLVDIKERFGAWLMVDEAHSLGILGATGWGLFEEQNVDPKKIDIWMGTMSKTMSGCGGYICGNQALIDVLKFFASGFMYSVGLSAPLCVAGSKSIEIMQREPWRVEKLQSNGQYFLKAAKAAGLNTGLSQGFCVVPVIVGDSLRAVKLSNNLLERGIYAFPITYPAVPMNEARLRFFITAEHSEEQLQAAVDITTEELKKLEDANFSLSTSISSLHESK, from the coding sequence ATGAAAAAGTCGCCCGTTGATCGCGATGCCATTCTCAACATGTCACGATCCATGGCCAAGAAGTCTCCCGCCAAGGCAGCATCCAAACGGAGCGTGCGTTCCAAGGTCGATCCCGCCAAAACCGATTTCAAGACCCTTGAGCTTTATCAGCAGATCAAGGTGCAGCGTGATATGGCGGAATTGCTGCAGACCCGGGATCCCTATTTCCTTGTTCATGAAGGGCGTGCTGGCGCGACGACACTTGTCGATGGTCGCGAGATGATCAACTTTGCCTCCTATGACTATCTCGGCCTCAACGGGCTTGATGAAGTGCATGCGGCAGCCAAAGAGGCGATTGACACCTTCGGGACATCCGTGTCCGGCTCTCGCCCCACGTCGGGTGAACGCCCGTTTCATGGGATGTTGGAACAGCAGTTGTCCGAGCTTTACGAAAGCGAAGCGGCTCTGGTGTTCGTGTCTGGTCACGCAACGAATGTCTCAACGATCGGTGACTTGCTTGGAGCGTCGGATCTGGTTCTGTTTGATGCCTTCAGCCACAATTCGGTGACCACGGGCTGCAAACTGTCCGGTGCGACCCGCCGCTCGTTCAAGCATAATGATTTTGACGATCTCGAGCGGATCATTTCCGAAACCCGCGACAAGCATGACCGGGTGATGATCGTTGTCGAGGGGCTCTATTCCATGGATGGCGATACGCCCGATCTGGCGCGACTCGTTGACATCAAGGAACGCTTCGGTGCGTGGTTGATGGTTGATGAGGCTCACTCGCTGGGCATCCTCGGGGCGACGGGTTGGGGGCTGTTCGAAGAGCAGAATGTCGATCCCAAGAAGATCGACATCTGGATGGGCACCATGAGCAAAACCATGAGCGGCTGCGGCGGTTATATCTGTGGCAATCAGGCGCTCATCGATGTGCTGAAGTTCTTTGCGTCCGGGTTCATGTACAGCGTCGGACTTTCCGCTCCGCTTTGTGTCGCCGGCTCCAAGTCAATCGAAATCATGCAGCGGGAGCCGTGGCGGGTTGAAAAGCTACAGTCCAATGGCCAATATTTCCTCAAGGCAGCAAAGGCTGCTGGCTTGAACACCGGCCTCAGCCAGGGCTTTTGTGTGGTGCCCGTGATTGTCGGCGACAGCCTTCGGGCGGTGAAGCTGAGCAACAATCTGCTGGAGCGCGGCATCTATGCCTTCCCGATTACCTATCCGGCAGTGCCAATGAATGAGGCGCGGTTGCGCTTCTTTATCACAGCTGAGCATAGTGAAGAGCAATTGCAGGCGGCGGTGGACATCACGACCGAAGAGCTCAAGAAGCTGGAAGACGCCAATTTTAGTCTGTCGACTTCGATCAGCTCTCTGCATGAAAGCAAGTGA
- a CDS encoding acyl carrier protein has product MNWGFARDNLAVLKTPAYELLAREAAQSSNRDQQAVDVASLIDGLDDVTARTEIAKILAQEVAAIFRMPVEEVQLNRSLSDIGMDSLMGMELRSAAQQKLDIEIPMGAIADGTTIEDIAGSVVQRIRKGADKGLSFTEETLIHQHVGGDDDVEGMKSKLSDLRQAV; this is encoded by the coding sequence ATGAACTGGGGCTTTGCCCGTGACAACCTCGCGGTTCTCAAGACCCCGGCCTATGAATTGCTCGCCCGCGAGGCGGCACAATCTTCCAACCGGGATCAGCAGGCGGTGGATGTTGCCAGTCTGATTGACGGGCTGGATGATGTGACGGCCCGGACGGAGATTGCCAAGATTCTGGCTCAGGAAGTTGCAGCCATTTTCCGCATGCCGGTCGAGGAAGTTCAGCTCAATCGGTCACTGTCCGATATTGGCATGGATAGCCTGATGGGCATGGAGTTGCGTTCGGCAGCCCAGCAAAAGCTGGATATCGAAATTCCGATGGGTGCAATTGCCGATGGCACGACCATTGAGGATATCGCAGGAAGTGTGGTTCAGCGCATTCGCAAGGGAGCGGACAAAGGTCTCAGCTTTACCGAAGAAACGCTCATCCATCAGCATGTTGGCGGAGATGATGACGTGGAAGGCATGAAGAGCAAATTGTCTGATTTGCGTCAGGCCGTATAA